The Blastocatellia bacterium genome has a window encoding:
- a CDS encoding 4Fe-4S binding protein, whose protein sequence is MAEPRRNWKQVLSRFLLLDLIKGLLITFKYQAPKHCYTEQYPLVRPKVAERFRGAPRLNLDPETGESLCIACNLCAVACPEDLITVVEAVREYVDHEGKTKKKRVLVDYTYDTSRCMFCGHCQDACPTYAIELTQEFELAIYRRKDFVWSWEMLEKGIEQPIYTR, encoded by the coding sequence CCGATTTCTGCTCCTGGACTTGATCAAGGGGTTGCTCATCACGTTCAAATATCAGGCACCGAAGCACTGCTACACGGAACAGTATCCGCTCGTCCGGCCGAAAGTCGCAGAACGCTTTCGCGGCGCTCCGCGGTTGAATCTCGATCCGGAGACGGGCGAGAGCCTCTGCATCGCGTGTAATTTGTGCGCCGTCGCGTGCCCGGAAGATTTGATCACGGTCGTCGAGGCCGTGCGCGAGTATGTGGATCACGAGGGGAAGACGAAGAAGAAGCGCGTCTTGGTGGACTACACCTACGACACCTCGCGGTGTATGTTCTGCGGCCATTGCCAAGATGCCTGTCCGACTTATGCCATCGAGCTGACGCAGGAGTTCGAATTGGCCATTTATCGGCGGAAGGATTTCGTCTGGTCGTGGGAGATGCTGGAGAAGGGGATCGAGCAACCGATCTATACCCGATGA